A genomic stretch from Capricornis sumatraensis isolate serow.1 chromosome 4, serow.2, whole genome shotgun sequence includes:
- the CLEC1B gene encoding C-type lectin domain family 1 member B isoform X3, translating to MQDEDGYVTLNIKAQKPALTSVEPASSPLWRVMALALLVLCVGMVVGLVALGLMSVMQQNYLQAENENLSGTLKMLVKKVCQDLIQLSGQKESHKCNPCDTHWRYYGDSCYGFFKHNLTWEESKKYCIDVNATLVKITSKSILKSSDVWRWEDGSVPSETVLKLSGTGTENMNCAYFHNGKIHPTFCENRHYLMCERKAGVVKVEQLL from the exons ATGCAGGATGAAGATGGATATGTCACCTTAAATATTAAAGCTCAAAAACCAGCTCTGACTTCAG TGGAACCTGCTTCCTCCCCTTTGTGGCGTGTGATGGCTTTGGCTCTGCTGGTCTTATGCGTGGGGATGGTTGTTGGGCTGGTGGCTCTGGGGCTTATGT CTGTCATGCAGCAAAACTACCTACAAGCCGAGAATGAAAATCTCTCAGGAACTCTGAAAATGTTAGTAAAGAAGGTCTGCCAAGATTTAATACAACTATCAGGACAAAAGGAAA GTCATAAGTGCAACCCATGTGACACACACTGGCGATACTATGGAGACAGTTGCTATGGATTCTTCAAGCACAACCTGACATGGGAAGAGAGTAAGAAGTACTGTATTGACGTAAATGCTACTCTTGTGAAGATCACCAGCAAGAGCATCCTG AAATCCAGTGACGTCTGGAGGTGGGAAGATGGCTCAGTTCCTTCCGAAACTGT GTTGAAGCTTTCTGGAACtggaacagaaaatatgaactgTGCTTATTTTCATAATGGAAAAATTCACCCTACCTTCTGTGAGAATAGACATTACTTAATGTGTGAAAGGAAAGCAGGCGTAGTAAAGGTGGAACAACTACTTTAA
- the CLEC1B gene encoding C-type lectin domain family 1 member B isoform X2 translates to MQDEDGYVTLNIKAQKPALTSVEPASSPLWRVMALALLVLCVGMVVGLVALGLMSVMQQNYLQAENENLSGTLKMLVKKVCQDLIQLSGQKESKYGHKCNPCDTHWRYYGDSCYGFFKHNLTWEESKKYCIDVNATLVKITSKSILQYLNSRTGLIRWIGLSRQKSSDVWRWEDGSVPSETVLKLSGTGTENMNCAYFHNGKIHPTFCENRHYLMCERKAGVVKVEQLL, encoded by the exons ATGCAGGATGAAGATGGATATGTCACCTTAAATATTAAAGCTCAAAAACCAGCTCTGACTTCAG TGGAACCTGCTTCCTCCCCTTTGTGGCGTGTGATGGCTTTGGCTCTGCTGGTCTTATGCGTGGGGATGGTTGTTGGGCTGGTGGCTCTGGGGCTTATGT CTGTCATGCAGCAAAACTACCTACAAGCCGAGAATGAAAATCTCTCAGGAACTCTGAAAATGTTAGTAAAGAAGGTCTGCCAAGATTTAATACAACTATCAGGACAAAAGGAAAGTAAGTATG GTCATAAGTGCAACCCATGTGACACACACTGGCGATACTATGGAGACAGTTGCTATGGATTCTTCAAGCACAACCTGACATGGGAAGAGAGTAAGAAGTACTGTATTGACGTAAATGCTACTCTTGTGAAGATCACCAGCAAGAGCATCCTG CAATATCTCAATAGCAGGACTGGATTAATTCGTTGGATTGGATTGTCCCGCCAGAAATCCAGTGACGTCTGGAGGTGGGAAGATGGCTCAGTTCCTTCCGAAACTGT GTTGAAGCTTTCTGGAACtggaacagaaaatatgaactgTGCTTATTTTCATAATGGAAAAATTCACCCTACCTTCTGTGAGAATAGACATTACTTAATGTGTGAAAGGAAAGCAGGCGTAGTAAAGGTGGAACAACTACTTTAA
- the CLEC1B gene encoding C-type lectin domain family 1 member B isoform X1, translating into MQDEDGYVTLNIKAQKPALTSVEPASSPLWRVMALALLVLCVGMVVGLVALGLMSVMQQNYLQAENENLSGTLKMLVKKVCQDLIQLSGQKESHKCNPCDTHWRYYGDSCYGFFKHNLTWEESKKYCIDVNATLVKITSKSILQYLNSRTGLIRWIGLSRQKSSDVWRWEDGSVPSETVLKLSGTGTENMNCAYFHNGKIHPTFCENRHYLMCERKAGVVKVEQLL; encoded by the exons ATGCAGGATGAAGATGGATATGTCACCTTAAATATTAAAGCTCAAAAACCAGCTCTGACTTCAG TGGAACCTGCTTCCTCCCCTTTGTGGCGTGTGATGGCTTTGGCTCTGCTGGTCTTATGCGTGGGGATGGTTGTTGGGCTGGTGGCTCTGGGGCTTATGT CTGTCATGCAGCAAAACTACCTACAAGCCGAGAATGAAAATCTCTCAGGAACTCTGAAAATGTTAGTAAAGAAGGTCTGCCAAGATTTAATACAACTATCAGGACAAAAGGAAA GTCATAAGTGCAACCCATGTGACACACACTGGCGATACTATGGAGACAGTTGCTATGGATTCTTCAAGCACAACCTGACATGGGAAGAGAGTAAGAAGTACTGTATTGACGTAAATGCTACTCTTGTGAAGATCACCAGCAAGAGCATCCTG CAATATCTCAATAGCAGGACTGGATTAATTCGTTGGATTGGATTGTCCCGCCAGAAATCCAGTGACGTCTGGAGGTGGGAAGATGGCTCAGTTCCTTCCGAAACTGT GTTGAAGCTTTCTGGAACtggaacagaaaatatgaactgTGCTTATTTTCATAATGGAAAAATTCACCCTACCTTCTGTGAGAATAGACATTACTTAATGTGTGAAAGGAAAGCAGGCGTAGTAAAGGTGGAACAACTACTTTAA
- the CLEC1B gene encoding C-type lectin domain family 1 member B isoform X4: protein MQDEDGYVTLNIKAQKPALTSAVMQQNYLQAENENLSGTLKMLVKKVCQDLIQLSGQKESKYGHKCNPCDTHWRYYGDSCYGFFKHNLTWEESKKYCIDVNATLVKITSKSILQYLNSRTGLIRWIGLSRQKSSDVWRWEDGSVPSETVLKLSGTGTENMNCAYFHNGKIHPTFCENRHYLMCERKAGVVKVEQLL, encoded by the exons ATGCAGGATGAAGATGGATATGTCACCTTAAATATTAAAGCTCAAAAACCAGCTCTGACTTCAG CTGTCATGCAGCAAAACTACCTACAAGCCGAGAATGAAAATCTCTCAGGAACTCTGAAAATGTTAGTAAAGAAGGTCTGCCAAGATTTAATACAACTATCAGGACAAAAGGAAAGTAAGTATG GTCATAAGTGCAACCCATGTGACACACACTGGCGATACTATGGAGACAGTTGCTATGGATTCTTCAAGCACAACCTGACATGGGAAGAGAGTAAGAAGTACTGTATTGACGTAAATGCTACTCTTGTGAAGATCACCAGCAAGAGCATCCTG CAATATCTCAATAGCAGGACTGGATTAATTCGTTGGATTGGATTGTCCCGCCAGAAATCCAGTGACGTCTGGAGGTGGGAAGATGGCTCAGTTCCTTCCGAAACTGT GTTGAAGCTTTCTGGAACtggaacagaaaatatgaactgTGCTTATTTTCATAATGGAAAAATTCACCCTACCTTCTGTGAGAATAGACATTACTTAATGTGTGAAAGGAAAGCAGGCGTAGTAAAGGTGGAACAACTACTTTAA